The Leptospira yasudae genome contains a region encoding:
- a CDS encoding type II toxin-antitoxin system YafQ family toxin codes for MKFIPGFTTQFNKDIKLQKKRKKDLEKLKGIMSLLIDGISLSSKHKDHKLTGNYKNRRECHIEPDWLLIYKVEGNLIIFERTGTHSDLFD; via the coding sequence ATGAAATTTATTCCTGGCTTTACAACTCAATTTAATAAAGATATTAAGTTACAGAAGAAACGCAAAAAGGACTTAGAGAAACTCAAAGGAATCATGTCGCTACTGATTGATGGTATTTCATTAAGTTCAAAGCACAAAGACCATAAGTTAACTGGGAATTATAAGAATCGACGTGAATGTCATATTGAACCTGATTGGCTTTTGATCTACAAGGTAGAAGGCAATTTAATCATATTTGAAAGAACTGGAACGCATTCGGATTTATTCGATTAA